One Danio rerio strain Tuebingen ecotype United States chromosome 7, GRCz12tu, whole genome shotgun sequence genomic window, GAAgaaatgttgttattgttatgtaATGTTTTTATAGATAGAATATATTCCTTTACAAATTGTATTGCtcattaatataattaaagacatttgcacattattaaataatattaaatgcaaattaatataaaaactgaataaatatatatttacacacatttgcataaatgaatttaatagaTCGGCTCAAAAATCTCCAGAAAGCTCAGTTTTCTGTGGCTGCAGATTCTATTTGGACTTAGCTAAAAGTAAAAGGTTCTGTTTGTTTGACATCAGTGCACATTAACaaagttatttgtgtttttataaacGTTTTGCATACAGAAGACAATATTGTCGAATTAAACTTCATTCACATGGATCTATGACAATGTCTTAAAAAGCTGGAGTACACATGACAGGCCATTAGTTTACCATGTCTCTTTGTGAAGAAATGCTACACCCCTGTGCACATACTTCTGTAGGTCACCACTGAATAATTTCtggtggggaaaaaaagaatgCAGGAGCCAATCCATATTCATAGTATCATCCTGTAGATGCACACTGTAGTAATATCACTCATTAACCCTTGTTTCTGTAGCTTATGCACAAGCTGAGCGTGGAGGCTCCTCCCAAGATTTTGGTGGAACGTTACCTCATTGAGATCGCCAAAAACTACAATGTTCCCTATGAACCAGATGCCATGGTTCGGGTAAGAATTTCCTCTTCCTTTGTAACTTGATCATCTCTACAAGCTCAGGTTTGAAACTCCCCTCATGTTCACAGCCGGAGGTGTGTCCTGGTGAAGAGGCTGATCTGATTGATGTGGACAGTGACTTCAAGAAGCCTGGAGCTGGTGGAGGtggtggtggaggaggaggattcACTGCCCCTGCCATGGGCATGCCTATGCCCATGCCAATGCCAATGCCCATGCCCACAGCTTTCAACTACCCACCGCCCAAAGGAGCTGTAAGCCAAACATCTAGTTAAAtctaatgggctatatgcacagctagtattTTTTAGCCATTGATTAACTTCTGGTGAAAGGTTAATGAGACTATTTTCATTTTCACAAGGTTTCTTTTATAGCATTGATGttgcaatgtaattaaaatacaatcatttaAATAGACTTacgcattcatttagttgttcaatcgTAAAATAAGACCGTGACTGTGTAAATGCAGGGTCAGCAGGCTAGAAACTCTGTTGAAAattctggggtaaaataaatgttcatattttaaagacatggtagGGAAATTCCTCTTACAGTAttacacattttactggactgtcctgcttttaatgattcaataagacgtttttatgaaatgaactctcttaagaacatttttaacaaagtgacaccAGGAAAAGTTTTtgaatttttataatttattagtgctaaaaattgtatttgataaatgtgttcatttgtttgttgatttttaattgtgtatatatatacattgaaATATTCTTGCCATGAATATAGCTGTGCTtgttgacatggcattaaataaaaaatgcattacacTGCATTACAAGACGGGGAAGCATGGAatgtaatgcagtgtttcttgtctGCCTGAGACCTACTTAGGctatactcacactaggtacagttgcctcgaaccgggccaaagcacgcttgtcccccctcccgtgtCCCCCGACGGCCTgtgctcacaccacaaacgggcagtgaggagtttgcatctttaataaactacggcagtttgcgttcactgaacagtaagaattattaataaatccatatgaaacagtcccttaaaagtcacgtctcgctttcagtttcgggctttggcattcacacacaagcgtaccgtgccaaagcccaagtgaaccgggctcaggcacacctcttccaaccgggccagggccggccaagtgaatcgtgcttgagcccgattcagcgcactcacacttctcaaacgatccaggaaacgggcctgggcatggtacggatgccatagtgtgagtaggcccttaatatCATATATCTATCTAGCAGTGAGGATCAAACAAGGTAATTTTGTAATGACAGTTAACAGTTCATCAGAAGCGattgggctggctgactgaaaattaaaagtcagtGTTTATAGAGCTCATTAAGTTGTTTAGCTGCAAAATGAGTTTCAAATCAATGTCTTTCCTCTTCAGGAGCCCTTTAATGGTCCTGTTGGCACCTATGATGGCTTTAGCAACTTCCAGGCTCCGATGAGAGGAGGACAGCCTCCTCAGCTGCCCAGCTGCCCGCCAACTTATGAGTCTGTAAGTGCATGTGTTCCGCACCTCCACCCTTCCAGACAGATGGAGACGACCTGTTCACCACGCAAGGAAAGAGCAGTTTATTCCGGTTCAGGGAGCCTCCACCGGCATGTGCTACAGACCATCAAAATgctacatttttggggggaatgcTTTCAAGTGTTTTAGATAGTTCAACCAAACCTGATAATTCTTGCATTAATATACTCACTCCAGACCCATGTCAGTTCAAACCCATAGGAAGTTGGTttattttcagaacacaaatgaagatattttttataaaaccTAAGAGGCTTCACTTTCCGCAACTAAAAGTCCAGATCGTCAGAACTTTGATTCAGTAGGGGGAGAGATTCAGAAAGGTCATGAGGAGGATGTACATGATGTGAGAATGCACATGATTCAGACAATTGGATAAGTCTTGTGAAAAGATTTAATCGCTTAATGTGTTGgacatatttagttttttatttgcattaagCAAATCACATAAAGTAATACAGAAGCTTATGTTTGTCACACTCAAGAAAACCTCTgttttactgtatgtgatgtaCACTATGGTGCCATCTACAATAAAGCCTTTTTATTTTTCTTGGAGTTAAACAAGGCGTCAACATAATGCCAGCATTTTAACTCGAAAAATagagcattttgaaaatgcaaaagACACCATTTTAGTAGAGAAATGCTAGTGTTACAATTTGCTAGATGGACTAAAATACAGACTTTGGCAAACGAAGGCATAGCTATCCGCAGTTGCTCTCTGATTGGTCATCTTGACTATTGCTCCCTGATTTGTCAAGCATCTCACATTGGATAGACTGCAAgtctaaatgttaacaaaatatgCGAATGTTCAGAGTGTAAATGATATCACGTATTGCATGGGTGGAGATCGGTTTTCTGAATATAAACATCATTCTGGACAAGAAgccttttcattctaaaacacctttttaaaacaaaactgcactagtgtaaacagcaaTAATGCATATGTGTCAATCAGTATGTAGAGTGTTATCATATGTCTTCACAAAATTATCCATACATCTCTATTCATGGAGAGTAGGATTTGCTTCAtaacacatttaaacatttttggatCGTTCAATTTTGGTTCCTTAGACTTTAAGTAGAGGAACAGGAATGTATCCTGGTTCATAAAAACATGTTAATTTGTCCTCTGAAGATTAACCAAAATGGTATCCTTTTGTAATAATATCACGATTGCAGATAGTTCTACAACAACTGAACTACGTCTTGAAGAAAGTCAGATGAAAAATGCTAAAAGGGTCAAATGTTATGTAATGAAAATGTCTTGACCTATTTTACTTGGAATTTACCTTGAAGCATTCACCCCAAAAATCCTGCATAAGATGGTTGTAGAAAAGCTAACAACAACCATACTGACAACAGGGGCCTCATTTATAAAGTGCTTGTGTGATTGCATTTGATTGTACATTACTTTCATTACAAGTCATTAGGATTCCGTCCGACACATGAATTATTCACATTATTTCACAAACTAACATGAATATGTGcttagtattaaaaaaaatcatgtaataTTGTCACCTTGGACTACAAAATCAGTCATAAGTGTCTTCCATTGATATGTTATTTGTTAggacaatatttaaaaatctgcAAACTGAGGGTTCAAAGCCATTTAAATTCTGAGAAGCAgtattaacaatacattttactTCTCAAAACACTAGTCTCTATATATACAGTAATTTACACAACatcaggtcacactttattttgatttgattataagcagactgttatgctggggttagggttagtgtaagttcacATGTTATTTCCTaactttcttatagtcagtttgtCTGTTAAttgagcagtatcaacagatactacgcagacagtctactaatactcaaataacccatcaaaataaagtgttgcccaACATCATCATGGAATATGGTCTTTacttaataatctaataattttgtcctgttCAGTAtattcactacctgacaaaagttttgttgcctatccaagttaaGAACATCAAATagttgacttctggttgatcatttggtatcagaagtggctaatatgtaAGACAAAGGCCTCTTAATTAcgattattttaccacaataaaatgtgatcatgctttgatttttaattctttaattaggacagttaggtctgactttgctcagacaaaagtcttgtcactaaacagaaataatgaacaCTATAGAATGTTAagtcttggaggactgcatctatacatctctgcaatgactcgaataatatttatttgataattaataattagtaatCAGGGATGGCAAAGagagtgttcttgcaggactcccagagttcatcaagattctttggactccagacttgctcaataatgtttatgtctggtgactgatcAGTCCAATTCTGCAGCACCTTGACCGTCTTTGCTTTCtgaagctttgatgtggaggctgaagtatgagaaggagttctatcctgctgaagagtacgccctctcctgtggtttgtaatgtaatgggcagcacaaatgtcttgtggAACCTCAgattgttgatgttgccatccactctgcagatctctcacactcccccttactgaatgtaaccccaaaccatggtttttccttcaacaaacttgactgatttctgtgagaatcttggctccatgtgggttctaataggtcttgtgcagtatttgtgatgattgaaatTTGGGATGCaatttaacagatgattcatctgaatcTAAATCTACCATCTGCCACTTTtcctaatgatcaactagaagtcaagttgttatttgttgctcttacaactgggattgatgataATACCTTTGTCAGGTTgtatttattcaataaatacccaTGCAacaggttttgtggtccagggttacACATATTTTTGTGGGCATGAATGTTTTATAGATCATTTCTGGGtgacattcacacattcataTTTAGCATCATCAAATGCACCTTTTTATAAATGACGCTATTCATTGAAGGGCTCACAAGGGTGTCTGTTCTAACCCACAATGCACTGCTCCATCATTACTCACAGCTGGATCATTTTAGactaacagttttattttattttgatcaaatatgtatttaatatatttatatagttgcAGCGGTAGCGTTGTGAATGTATTGGTAGTTGTTAACATGTCTTCATATCTTTTTTTAAGATCGATGAGTTGTGTATTAAACCCTCTGATCCTTCCCAGGTCATCCCAGGTATGTGCTCTATCCTAATCGGATTTTATTTCAAATGGTATGATAATATTCTTTTAATGATTCTCTATTTTCTCTGCAGGTCCGACTCCAGCTGGTCAGGTCTATGACAACTCCACCCTTCCCGAACTTCCGTCTGTTCCAGACACACTCCCAGCATCCTCTTTCGGAGCGAAGGCCAACACCTCAGAAGACATCGACTTTGATGACCTGTCGCGACGCTTTGAGGAGCTCAAGAAGAAGACCTAAACAGATCCAGATCACATCAGAACACATTGCTCGAACAGTTCAATCCATATTCACAGCTCTTCTCTTCAGGTGAAGGTGTattataatattagttatttaACAGAAGGAATGATGGAGACACTTTTGAATGGCAGTATCAGATATTTCTACAAACTCACTTCAGACCTTTAGGTAAACATGATGGACTACTGACAGAAATCTTTTAAATTGAGGAGCACTTTGCATAGAGGGACTTGCTGACAGCTAAAAGTAGTTCAATTATAGTGACTGCGCATATATCCATTATATAAGCTGACTATTATTATGAAATGTCTCTTAACTTTCCCCAGTTTTAAGAAAAAGTCTAAAAGATTTCCCCAAGCAAATCAGAAATCTGTATGACTCCTGTAGGCAAAGCAGGTAGAACCTGTTGGCCCTTATTTACACCCAGATCTATGTAATGAACTCTTTTGAATGACTGAACCTGCGTAAGACCGTATGATGTCATGGATTATGTGTTCGTGGATCGCAGTTGTTTTTCAGAGTGACTCAGCTTTTCTTCTgctattgaccgaacaccattcaGACGTTACATTTGAGGGAATGTGAAGAATAGTGCTGCATTTCTCACCTGAACACCAAAGGTTGCTTGTTTCTGATGTGAGCTGAGCACAGAATGTCCTAACATTcgttttttgttctgttaatgTGGTGAAGTCTGTGAGCGTTTTGAGAAACTCCAAATGTCAGCCTTTCTTCATTTGATTCTCACTCGTAGTGTTTGGTCTCCAGTTTCTAGTGTTTTCTGCACTGAGTTTGCCTTAGTTTCCTTCTCTTCCACCGTGGCCTTGCTCTTTCACTGCTCCCTCTGTCAGCTTGTACACTAGTTAATTCTTCTCTATGGTGAGGGTTTTATCATTTAGTATcgactttgtttgtttgttagaatTGACTATGTATGAGTCTTACGTTTGTTTTGAAGAGTAAGGAGGCTTGTATAGTAGGTTTTATATAAATGGTTTGCTTTAACTTTATAAcactattttgtgttttgttttcgccCTTAAATCATCTGAACACAAATCTGGCAATGTTTGGGTGTGTTTGATACTTATTTTATCTGAATTAAAAACATATCTGATTCCATGTAATAAATTCTATTTGCTCATAATCTTCCtgtttttttaaccaaataaTCAAAgattaaatgaaggtataaattaCGATATCACGGTTTAATGAATCAATTTCTAAAGTTTTTGTGAAATAGGGTTTGATTTTACCATttacagccactagagggcgcagtgATACAACTAATACTGACTGATTTGAggtgttatattttatatattgtggCTCAATCCTCAAATGAGATCACACACAGATGAGTATTTTGTTCATAAAAGGAAATGCCATGTGTTTTGGCATGTGTACAAAAGTATGTAAGACTATGTGCACTTCCCATAGTTACTCAATGCTGAAGAAACAtgttaaatgattcaattaatgATCAAAATCTGTCAGGCACACAGATCAAAACTACAGAACGAGCTCAAATTTTCTATATTTCAAAATCATAGCTTCGTCCCCTCTGTCCTAACAGGAGCACAGTATAATCAGGGTATCTTCTGTCCTTTCCATGtctgttttcaaacaaaaaaagaaaactaagcAAACGGctgcttttctgttttttttttttttttttaatcacaaaaaaacaaaaacaaaaaaaaaaacagattttggctctatttgcgtttttttttttttttttttacatctttttgTTTAGGGTTGGAAAACAGAAAAGACTTAAatttggtcaaccaaatctgagctcatGACTTTGCTTTCAAACTAGTAGTCCTCTGCTGGCCAGCACCtaatatttcattatatatataaactaagttaCATATTCTGTCATTTGATCAGTTAATAGGCTTACATTTATTGCATATgcttaacaaaaaaagtaaataagttgTGTTATTAgacacatttgtcattaaaataaggtctgGTTCGCTGCCAAACTttttgctgctgtgcacctgatgctgagcaaagatagccatgtccgagcagcacctggtttgcatgattgtttccgagctactgtaggcctaaataataataataataggctaataatgataataataataataattaacaaggTTTACGTGGTGTTTTATAATAAACCAAATGTGCAATGTATTATGATCCTTGCATGATCAGAGGGAAGCGTTTATATAActacaatatttttatattttatatgaaccataaatgtaaaaaataaaagggCTACGAAaccccccctgtttcagcagggtgttttcagaTCTTTATTTGGAAAAAGGGAGGAAAATGGGCGTGTCCAgttctgtttaggtgggagtgtcgggggagggaaagatGGAAGGTTTTGCATGAAAGTGGAAGTTTCTGTTTGGACACACGCTGATTTATAtccaggcaaaacaaacacacagatgcaggggagaaagacagtgactgtttacaAAGGCATCAGTTATCGAATagtttgccaaattattaatacatggactttaactgcagtttggcactttcactttcattcaggaacatttttttgcatgtcccccatgacaaactagATATTGCGTacaaggaactgctggaagagtgtagttttaatgcaacgtttgataccgcacggcgaatagaaaaaaacctccgcatttttctgtaacatagatgcactcggtaggtagcgtcagaaagcggTGTGTTAtttctgtcacaaaatgcggcaaacattctacacaatggtaatagtttAGTTGCGGTGTTTACATCTTTACACTCgtagagcagcatttacagcggatctttcagtctataatattgtagtgatgataatgtacggtaaactttagtaacttagaaatcatttgagtaaattctgtctttaaacactgaaagagtactgctgacgacactaactaactttgccatctgaataaacaaacaaagaacagcACATAGGCCTACATAAACTAGCTACATACATTTGCTAGTAAAGTTTTCAAATAGCCtattactaatttaaaatatggaaagttgcaatttactagtttattttctttacttgagcattatgttgtttattaatgtatCAAATACTATTTTTCATGTAATAAATTAATGCTTATGTGCCTGACTTATCCTTAACAAACAAATCATAATATTGCATTGGAATATGAACCACATCTtttttacaaattacaatttGACACTCAGTGTGTAAAAAATCAGGCCAAATCTAACTCTGAGATAGTTTAACAATAGTCATTCATTTCCCTGTGATTCAGTTGTTGACATGGTTTTACTcagttaatattaaatacatgtagaaaactgtaaattacaaaaatacataaataaaaaatgactccAGCTAGATTTTCACATACTGGGTCACTGTCATTAACGTGTGCTTCGGGAGAGACTTGTGGTAcaaagaaaagccttttttttttttaatcattcatttattttcttcctgaattagtccctttattaatctgaggtcgccacagcggaatgaaccaccaacttatccagcatatgttttgcgcagcccttccagctgtaacacatctctgggaaacatccatacacactcattcagacaatttagcctacccaattcacctgtactgcatttctttggattgtgtgggaaaccggagcacccggaggaatcccacgcgaacgcggagacaatatgcaaactccacacagaaacgccaactgacccagccgaggctcaaaccatgaccttcttgctgtaaggcgacagcactacctactgcgccactgcgtcgcctatttatttatttacatgtatttttattacagctcatttttatactttacagaATCATCTCGTGGACCTGATTAAACCCGTTTGCGGGCCTGATCCGGCCCTTGGGCCATACGTTTGACACCTCTGCTGTAATCTAAAAGTGCGTACTTTTTGTACCAGTAGAGTGTATACTTTGTATATGACTTAATAAAAAGGACATTGTCAAATACATCTTGATTGACACTGAGAAGGACtgcaaaatagatttttattggAGGCATATTAAAACACATTGTATGGAATGTCTAAAATTAATTTCATAGAGTTGAAAGAATAGTGATTCAACGTTTTTAATAATCTAGATTGACAGACTGAGATGACACTAAGCAAAGCTCAACAATTACAGCAGACACACAACTACAAAACACCAAGCGAAATATGAGTGAGAATACGCTCTTCTAGTCACATAAAAATAAGCATCTCTAGAATGATACTGACCACCAGAatgtaaatatattcatatatagtCATATCTTAGTTTAATAGCTgacaactttttatttttcagatgACTTTACTGGCATGATTTAttagggaaaaactcacttttgtttattgatttgataaaaaaaaacaaaccaaaaaacaaaaaagtgttcTGAACTATTGACCATTGCTACTACACCAGTGTAGACTAAAACAGAGTTTGTTAAATTCAGTAAACTTCTGTACATATAGCTGTCTTgaatattaacataaaaataaattctacaaCAGAATTCATGAATAGTTCTGAAAACCGCATCTTCTGTTCCCAACACCAAAGCTAGAATAAAGTTGGGTGAGTTTGATGACTTCACAAATCCAGCTCGTCCAAATCCTCCTCtttagttagtttgttttgaATATTCAGCATAATGATTTGCCAGAGTACTCCTCGCATTTCTCCTTTTGCTCTGTAAAAGCGgttgaaagacagaaaatattaatgtacaaactgtattgtacatcaTTCACCTAAACATTAGCAT contains:
- the ist1 gene encoding IST1 homolog isoform 2 (isoform 2 is encoded by transcript variant 2), which produces MLGGGFKSERLRVNLRLVINRLKLLEKKKTELAQKARKEIADYLSAGKDERARIRVEHIIREDYLVEAMEILELYCDLLLTRFGLIQSMKELDPGLQEAVSTLIWAAPRLQSEVAELKIVSDQLCAKYSKEYGKLCRTNQIGTVNDRLMHKLSVEAPPKILVERYLIEIAKNYNVPYEPDAMVRPEVCPGEEADLIDVDSDFKKPGAGGGGGGGGGFTAPAMGMPMPMPMPMPMPTAFNYPPPKGAEPFNGPVGTYDGFSNFQAPMRGGQPPQLPSCPPTYESVIPGPTPAGQVYDNSTLPELPSVPDTLPASSFGAKANTSEDIDFDDLSRRFEELKKKT
- the ist1 gene encoding IST1 homolog isoform X2, encoding MLGGGFKSERLRVNLRLVINRLKLLEKKKTELAQKARKEIADYLSAGKDERARIRVEHIIREDYLVEAMEILELYCDLLLTRFGLIQSMKELDPGLQEAVSTLIWAAPRLQSEVAELKIVSDQLCAKYSKEYGKLCRTNQIGTVNDRLMHKLSVEAPPKILVERYLIEIAKNYNVPYEPDAMVRPEVCPGEEADLIDVDSDFKKPGAGGGGGGGGGFTAPAMGMPMPMPMPMPMPTAFNYPPPKGAEPFNGPVGTYDGFSNFQAPMRGGQPPQLPSCPPTYESVSACPTPAGQVYDNSTLPELPSVPDTLPASSFGAKANTSEDIDFDDLSRRFEELKKKT
- the ist1 gene encoding IST1 homolog isoform X1, which encodes MLGGGFKSERLRVNLRLVINRLKLLEKKKTELAQKARKEIADYLSAGKDERARIRVEHIIREDYLVEAMEILELYCDLLLTRFGLIQSMKELDPGLQEAVSTLIWAAPRLQSEVAELKIVSDQLCAKYSKEYGKLCRTNQIGTVNDRLMHKLSVEAPPKILVERYLIEIAKNYNVPYEPDAMVRPEVCPGEEADLIDVDSDFKKPGAGGGGGGGGGFTAPAMGMPMPMPMPMPMPTAFNYPPPKGAEPFNGPVGTYDGFSNFQAPMRGGQPPQLPSCPPTYESIDELCIKPSDPSQVIPGPTPAGQVYDNSTLPELPSVPDTLPASSFGAKANTSEDIDFDDLSRRFEELKKKT